GCCTTCCGGGAGCCGTCTTTGTCCTGGACACGAGGATCGAGAAAATCGCCGTGCAGGAAGCGAAGCGGCTCGACATTCCGGTCATCGCTATTTTGGACAGCAACTGCGACCCGGACGACATCACCTATCCGATTCCTGGAAACGACGACGCGATTCGCTCGATCAAGCTGATTACATCCAAAATTGCCGATGCCTGTATCGAGGGCGCGCATGTGAAAGCCCAGCGCGAAGAAGCGGAGTTTCAGGCCGCTCCCGTCGGCGGCGACAGGAAGCCCGGCATGCGTGTTCAAAATGTTCCCGTGTCGTAAATTAACCCGATTGATCCATCAACGGCTCATCCTCAGCGACAGAGCGAAGGAATAACGAAATCATGGCAGGATCCAGTCAGCTCGTGAAAGAGCTTCGTGAAAAAACAGGCGCCGGTATTCTGGATTGTCAGAAGGCCCTCAATGAGAACGGGAATGACGTCGAAAAATCCATCGATTATCTGCGGCAAAAAGGACTCGCGGCGGCGGCCAAGAAAGCGGGGCGGGAAACCAACCAAGGGCTGGTCCATGCCTATATTCATATGGGCGGCAAGATCGGCGTCTTGATCGAGGTGAATTGCGAAACCGATTTCGTCGCACGGAATGAAGAATTCAAAGCGTTCGTCAACGACCTTGCGCTTCAGGTCGCGGCCGCAAAGCCGTCATTCGTGAAGCGCGAAGATGTTCCGGCTGAGCTGGCCGAGAAAGAGAAAACGATCTACGAAGGGCAGGCCAAGGAAATGGGCAAGCCTCCCGCCGCATGGCCGAAGATCGTCGAAGGCAAGCTTGAAAAGTTCTACCAGGAA
The sequence above is drawn from the Candidatus Nitrospira nitrificans genome and encodes:
- the tsf gene encoding translation elongation factor Ts; the protein is MAGSSQLVKELREKTGAGILDCQKALNENGNDVEKSIDYLRQKGLAAAAKKAGRETNQGLVHAYIHMGGKIGVLIEVNCETDFVARNEEFKAFVNDLALQVAAAKPSFVKREDVPAELAEKEKTIYEGQAKEMGKPPAAWPKIVEGKLEKFYQENCLLEQSFIKDPAVTIKDLLAQKISKIGENMNVRRFTRYQLGEA